Proteins found in one Candidatus Nitrosopelagicus brevis genomic segment:
- a CDS encoding geranylgeranylglyceryl/heptaprenylglyceryl phosphate synthase: MTGKVEELLLSERKKSPLLFVLIDSEVSQIDSAVKLAKDVEQIGAASILVGGSSATDQMEMAEVVKNLKSAVNIPIILFPGNITGVVPQADAILFSSLMNSENPYYITQAQALGAPNVLKFGLEPLPTSYLVIGEGTSAWFVGNVRGIPFDKPKIAAAYSLAAQFFGMRFVYLEAGSGAKTNVTPEMVATVRKVFQGFLIVGGGIRDAQTAKSLTDAGADALVIGTLLEDSKNLEKLTEIAKAIKN; encoded by the coding sequence ATGACCGGAAAAGTAGAAGAATTGCTCCTTTCTGAGCGTAAAAAGTCACCATTATTGTTCGTACTAATCGATTCAGAGGTATCTCAGATAGATTCTGCAGTAAAACTGGCAAAAGATGTTGAACAGATAGGCGCAGCATCAATACTGGTAGGCGGTTCATCTGCAACTGATCAGATGGAGATGGCCGAAGTGGTCAAAAACCTCAAAAGCGCAGTAAATATCCCAATTATTCTATTTCCAGGCAACATTACTGGGGTTGTACCTCAGGCAGATGCCATATTATTCAGTTCTCTAATGAATTCTGAGAACCCATATTATATTACACAGGCACAAGCCCTTGGTGCTCCAAACGTGCTCAAATTTGGTCTTGAACCGCTTCCAACATCCTATTTGGTTATTGGAGAAGGAACCTCTGCCTGGTTTGTGGGCAATGTTAGAGGAATTCCATTTGATAAGCCGAAAATCGCAGCTGCATACTCTCTAGCGGCTCAATTCTTTGGTATGCGATTTGTTTACCTAGAGGCAGGCTCAGGCGCAAAAACCAATGTTACACCTGAAATGGTTGCAACTGTGAGAAAGGTCTTTCAGGGATTCTTGATTGTTGGTGGAGGGATACGAGATGCCCAAACAGCAAAATCATTGACAGATGCAGGCGCTGATGCTTTGGTAATTGGAACACTTCTTGAGGATAGCAAGAACTTGGAAAAACTAACCGAAATAGCCAAAGCCATCAAAAACTAA
- the thsB gene encoding thermosome subunit beta: MAAQTPKGNMPVVVLKDDASQVKGREAQKNNIAAAKIIAEIVHTSLGPKGMDKMLVDSLGDVTITNDGATILKEIDVQHPAAKMLVEISKTTDNEVGDGTTSAVVLAGALLEHAETLVLQDVHPTIIVDGYRKAGRKAKEFLDQIADNVSPTDNGILLKIAKTSMQTKLVRKDSEQLADMIVKAVKAVAEQSGDKFTVDIDDIKVEKKAGGSIKDSKIIQGIVLDKEIVHSGMPKKITEGKIALLNAALEINKTETDAKINISNPQQMKAFLDEENKMLKTMVDKVIGSGANVVLCQKGIDDMAQHYLSKAGILAVRRVKESDLSKLAKATGARIVTNLDDLFERDLGSASSIQEKKVEEDKWVFVEGCKHPKSVTLLLRAGSQRVVDEVERSVHDSLMVVRDVMELPSVVAGGGAPETFAATKIRSWAKSLQGREQLAAEKFAEALEAIPLALSENAGMDPIDTLTHLRAKQIKGEKWTGIDVMKGKVGNLKSTDIIEPLAVKHQIVSAATEAACMILRIDDVIATAKSAGPPPGAEGGMPDMGGMGGMPGMGGMGMPPGMGM, from the coding sequence ATGGCAGCACAAACTCCAAAAGGCAACATGCCGGTTGTAGTTCTCAAAGATGACGCAAGTCAGGTAAAGGGAAGAGAAGCTCAAAAAAACAATATTGCAGCTGCCAAAATTATTGCCGAAATTGTGCATACTAGTCTTGGTCCAAAAGGAATGGATAAGATGCTAGTTGATTCTCTAGGCGACGTTACAATTACAAATGATGGAGCAACAATTCTAAAAGAAATTGATGTTCAACACCCAGCAGCAAAAATGCTAGTTGAAATTTCAAAAACCACTGATAATGAAGTAGGTGATGGAACAACATCTGCAGTAGTATTGGCTGGTGCATTACTAGAACATGCTGAAACACTTGTCTTACAAGATGTACACCCAACAATCATTGTTGACGGATACAGAAAGGCAGGACGAAAAGCAAAAGAGTTCTTAGATCAAATTGCAGATAATGTTTCTCCAACTGATAACGGAATTTTATTAAAAATTGCAAAAACTTCCATGCAAACTAAACTGGTTAGAAAAGATTCTGAACAATTAGCAGACATGATTGTTAAAGCAGTAAAGGCAGTGGCTGAACAAAGTGGTGATAAATTCACTGTTGACATTGATGATATTAAAGTAGAAAAGAAAGCAGGCGGTTCCATTAAAGATTCTAAAATTATCCAAGGAATTGTTTTGGATAAAGAAATTGTACATTCTGGAATGCCAAAGAAAATTACAGAAGGTAAAATTGCACTCTTAAACGCAGCATTAGAAATTAACAAAACTGAAACTGATGCAAAAATTAACATTTCAAATCCACAACAAATGAAAGCATTCTTGGATGAAGAAAATAAAATGCTCAAAACAATGGTTGACAAAGTTATTGGTTCTGGTGCAAATGTAGTCTTATGTCAAAAAGGAATTGATGACATGGCACAACACTATCTATCAAAAGCAGGAATCTTAGCTGTTAGACGTGTAAAAGAAAGTGATTTATCAAAACTTGCAAAAGCAACTGGTGCAAGAATTGTAACTAATCTAGATGATCTATTTGAAAGAGACTTAGGCTCTGCATCTTCGATACAAGAAAAGAAAGTTGAAGAAGACAAATGGGTTTTTGTTGAAGGTTGTAAACATCCAAAATCTGTAACATTACTACTTCGTGCTGGCTCACAAAGAGTTGTAGATGAAGTAGAACGTTCGGTTCATGATTCACTAATGGTTGTAAGAGATGTAATGGAATTACCATCTGTAGTAGCAGGCGGTGGTGCACCAGAAACATTTGCAGCAACAAAAATTAGAAGTTGGGCAAAATCACTCCAAGGTCGTGAACAACTAGCTGCTGAAAAATTTGCAGAAGCATTAGAAGCAATTCCTTTAGCATTATCTGAGAATGCAGGTATGGATCCAATTGATACACTTACTCACTTACGTGCAAAACAAATCAAAGGTGAGAAATGGACAGGAATCGATGTTATGAAAGGTAAAGTTGGAAATTTGAAATCAACAGATATTATTGAACCATTAGCAGTCAAACACCAAATTGTTTCAGCTGCAACAGAGGCTGCATGCATGATCTTAAGAATTGATGATGTTATAGCTACCGCAAAATCCGCAGGACCTCCACCAGGAGCAGAAGGAGGAATGCCTGACATGGGTGGAATGGGTGGAATGCCTGGTATGGGAGGCATGGGAATGCCACCTGGAATGGGAATGTAG
- a CDS encoding DNA polymerase II large subunit — translation MSTTANYTKEINIPQNYSEYYEELSKQVYKEFETAADAKSTLLDSSGIIEPKIAFDLAERVAKMHDIDIATPLRELLDKTGKENAALIMSKEIALGKYQSSDASLEDRLDHAVRVGLAIVTEGVTIAPLQGISEIKIKNNKDGSEYLSVSIAGPMRSAGGTESAVTMLIADHVRRAVGLEKYQADCFDDETGRFVEELRIYESEAKQSFQFHVSDDDIKTVISNLPVELEGEGTDPDEVVNHRNMTRIKTDRVRGGALRVLNDGLIGRSKKLLKRIEQYNLEGWEWLHEIQGAVQKGESGDDASEKRMKEVITGRSVLSMPNKTGGFRLRYGRACNTGFASVGLHPVIAEILDHTIAVGTQIKLDKPSKGATVAFVDSLETPIVRLKGGEVVKIQDTEHGIQIKHDIEKILHLGDILITFGDFLENNAELIPTPMVEEVWIEYLKAKLSKNDVRLEFLTKTPTFVEAILLSKELKIPLHPKFLYYWNFITTEELKQITSPILKSENEIHYEISKKQIFENAGIPHKVSDDKIIISGIDVQILNHLIFGNSLDFGSSSSVLELLSKNTGIEIKNKFSKSIGVRIGRPEKAAPRLMKPPVHVLFPVAEKGGITRDILKASAKSESFFSNLNNRRCDNCNIPSIGIICTKCGKKTTKYYICRICKDELETPHCEKCKRDANGFSYKQFPLKQSLISAQEKLGIRAKSPFKGVEQLINQEKIPEPLEKGLIRQNFGLSVFKDGTVRFDATNSPLTHFKLSWIGTTVDQIKNLGYEKDVNGNSITNDEQLIELKMQDVIIPLESAQYLVNVSKYIDFELQKFFGKQSFYNLKNTQDLLGHLVIGLAPHTSVGITGRLIGYTKTHVCFASPIWHSAKRRDADGDADSVMLLLDALLNFSRQFLSDKIGGLMDAPLLIQPIVLPHEAQTQAHNFEVAKKFPLAFYESTLNHEKSGDIRNIETLAMRKDTGDENIFHDYFFTHETTTLTSSKSRSAYSTLESMVDKLDLQIKNADIINAVETKEIVSYLIQTHLIPDIMGNIRAYAKQKFRCTACGAKYRRMPLLQKCTCGHKLLQTITRPSIEKYLPLAKKLVTKYDVDPYLKGRIMTLSDEIELLFGKGDGSQQLLTDFVN, via the coding sequence ATGTCCACAACAGCAAATTATACCAAAGAGATCAATATTCCACAAAATTATTCAGAATACTATGAAGAACTCTCTAAACAGGTTTACAAGGAATTTGAGACCGCAGCAGATGCAAAATCAACGCTTTTAGACTCTTCTGGAATAATAGAGCCGAAAATCGCGTTTGATTTAGCGGAACGAGTAGCTAAAATGCATGATATTGATATTGCTACGCCTCTACGTGAATTATTAGATAAAACTGGAAAGGAAAACGCCGCTCTTATTATGTCCAAAGAGATTGCTCTAGGAAAGTATCAGTCTTCAGACGCAAGTTTAGAAGATAGATTAGATCATGCTGTTCGAGTCGGTTTAGCTATTGTAACAGAAGGTGTGACAATTGCACCATTACAAGGAATTAGTGAAATTAAAATTAAAAACAACAAAGATGGTTCTGAATATCTCTCGGTGTCAATTGCAGGACCAATGAGGTCAGCAGGAGGAACTGAATCGGCTGTCACAATGTTGATAGCTGATCACGTGAGACGCGCAGTTGGACTCGAAAAATATCAGGCCGATTGTTTTGATGACGAGACTGGAAGGTTTGTAGAAGAGTTAAGAATCTATGAAAGTGAAGCAAAACAAAGTTTTCAGTTCCATGTTTCTGATGATGATATCAAAACTGTAATCTCAAATTTACCTGTTGAACTTGAAGGAGAAGGAACAGACCCAGATGAAGTAGTTAATCATCGTAACATGACACGAATTAAAACTGACAGGGTAAGAGGTGGTGCATTACGTGTACTAAATGACGGATTAATTGGAAGATCAAAAAAACTTCTAAAACGAATTGAGCAGTATAATCTCGAAGGGTGGGAGTGGTTACATGAAATTCAAGGTGCTGTCCAGAAAGGAGAATCTGGTGATGATGCATCTGAAAAACGTATGAAAGAGGTCATCACAGGCAGGTCCGTGTTGTCCATGCCCAACAAAACAGGAGGGTTTAGACTCAGATATGGGCGTGCATGCAATACTGGTTTTGCAAGCGTAGGTCTACATCCGGTTATTGCTGAAATTTTAGATCATACCATTGCTGTGGGAACACAAATCAAACTAGACAAGCCTAGTAAAGGCGCTACAGTTGCATTTGTTGATTCTCTTGAAACACCCATTGTTAGATTGAAGGGAGGCGAAGTTGTTAAAATTCAAGATACAGAACACGGAATTCAGATTAAACATGATATTGAAAAAATTCTGCATTTAGGTGACATCCTAATCACATTTGGTGATTTTCTAGAAAACAATGCAGAATTAATTCCAACACCAATGGTAGAAGAAGTTTGGATTGAGTATCTCAAGGCTAAACTTTCTAAAAATGACGTTCGACTCGAATTTCTAACAAAAACTCCTACCTTTGTTGAGGCCATTTTACTATCAAAAGAACTGAAAATTCCTTTACATCCAAAATTTCTGTATTATTGGAATTTCATCACAACTGAAGAACTAAAACAAATCACAAGTCCAATTTTAAAATCAGAAAATGAGATTCACTATGAAATCTCAAAAAAACAAATTTTTGAAAATGCGGGGATCCCACACAAAGTTTCAGATGACAAAATAATCATATCTGGGATAGATGTTCAAATTTTAAACCATCTGATTTTTGGCAATTCCCTGGATTTTGGCAGTTCCAGCTCTGTCTTAGAATTATTATCCAAAAACACCGGAATTGAAATCAAAAACAAATTTTCAAAATCAATTGGCGTTAGAATTGGCAGACCTGAAAAGGCAGCTCCTCGTTTAATGAAACCACCGGTTCATGTTCTATTTCCTGTTGCAGAAAAAGGAGGAATTACTCGCGATATTCTAAAAGCATCAGCAAAATCTGAATCATTTTTCTCAAATCTAAATAATCGTCGATGTGATAACTGTAACATACCATCAATTGGAATAATTTGTACAAAATGTGGTAAGAAAACTACAAAATATTACATTTGTAGAATTTGTAAAGATGAGTTAGAAACACCACATTGTGAAAAATGTAAGCGTGACGCAAATGGATTTTCATACAAACAGTTTCCACTAAAACAAAGTCTGATTTCAGCACAGGAAAAACTCGGAATACGCGCAAAATCACCGTTTAAAGGCGTAGAACAGCTAATCAATCAAGAAAAAATTCCTGAACCATTAGAAAAGGGATTGATTAGACAAAACTTTGGATTGTCTGTATTCAAAGATGGTACAGTTAGATTCGATGCAACAAATTCACCATTAACACACTTCAAACTTTCCTGGATTGGAACTACAGTTGATCAAATCAAAAATCTTGGGTATGAAAAAGATGTAAACGGAAATTCTATCACAAACGATGAGCAATTAATCGAACTGAAGATGCAAGATGTGATTATTCCCTTAGAGAGTGCACAATATCTTGTGAATGTATCAAAGTACATTGATTTTGAATTACAGAAATTTTTTGGTAAACAATCATTTTACAATCTAAAAAATACACAGGATTTGTTAGGACATTTGGTAATTGGTCTTGCACCTCATACCTCTGTAGGAATTACAGGCCGACTAATTGGATATACTAAAACTCACGTCTGTTTTGCTAGTCCTATTTGGCATTCAGCAAAAAGAAGAGATGCAGATGGGGATGCCGACTCTGTCATGTTATTACTTGATGCATTACTCAACTTTTCAAGACAGTTTCTATCTGATAAAATTGGAGGATTAATGGACGCACCATTACTAATTCAACCAATTGTTTTACCCCATGAGGCACAAACTCAGGCACATAACTTTGAGGTAGCAAAAAAATTCCCACTCGCATTTTATGAATCAACCCTCAATCATGAGAAATCAGGCGACATCAGAAATATTGAAACTTTAGCTATGCGAAAAGATACTGGTGATGAAAACATCTTTCATGATTATTTCTTTACACATGAAACGACAACTCTAACCTCATCAAAATCACGAAGTGCATATTCAACACTTGAATCAATGGTTGACAAGCTTGACTTGCAAATTAAAAATGCAGATATCATCAATGCTGTTGAAACAAAAGAAATTGTTTCATATCTAATACAAACACACCTAATTCCTGATATAATGGGAAACATTCGGGCATATGCAAAACAAAAATTCCGTTGTACAGCATGTGGTGCAAAGTATAGACGAATGCCGTTACTTCAAAAATGTACTTGTGGCCACAAATTATTGCAAACTATTACCAGACCATCAATTGAGAAATATCTTCCATTAGCAAAGAAACTAGTCACAAAATATGATGTTGACCCATATCTGAAAGGAAGAATCATGACGTTGTCAGATGAAATTGAACTGCTCTTTGGAAAAGGTGATGGTTCCCAACAATTGTTAACTGATTTTGTGAATTAA
- the glyA gene encoding serine hydroxymethyltransferase, protein MADSNKESYDKVFSSLEKHHEWFENSIPLIASENIPSPAVREAVMSDFGNRYAEGWPGERVYAGCTYIDEVEIQCMELAQKLFKAEFADVRSVSGVVANLAIYSAYSNPGDVMIASSIPAGGHISHGKKEHSGTAGLVHGLDIEFFAFDPEEMTLDVDKTKAKVEDLKSQGKLPKIAMFGGSVFLFPHPVKELAEFLKGHGMHINYDAAHVAGLIAGGKFQDPLREGTDTMTMSTHKTLFGPQGGLVIGSEEHAEPIKKAMFPGLTSSHHIHHMGAKAVAFAEALEFGKDYAEQTIKNAKALASELNNVGFKVLGEKRGYTESHQTVVNVLDYGDGGTIEADLEKANIIVNRQLIPGDLKAGRHYMHPGGIRLGTSEITRLGMKESEMKEIASLLKQVVVDKKDAGEIAARVKEFKTDFKKTQYCFDNKLGAYEYVKLR, encoded by the coding sequence ATGGCTGATTCAAACAAAGAATCGTACGATAAGGTATTTTCTAGTCTTGAAAAGCATCATGAATGGTTTGAAAATTCAATTCCGCTAATTGCTAGTGAGAATATTCCTAGTCCGGCCGTTAGAGAGGCCGTAATGTCAGATTTTGGTAATAGATATGCAGAAGGCTGGCCTGGTGAGCGAGTCTATGCTGGATGTACCTACATCGATGAAGTTGAGATTCAATGCATGGAGTTAGCTCAAAAATTATTCAAAGCTGAATTTGCAGATGTCAGAAGTGTTTCTGGCGTGGTTGCAAACTTGGCAATTTATTCAGCTTATTCAAATCCAGGAGATGTAATGATTGCATCATCAATTCCTGCAGGAGGTCACATCTCACATGGAAAGAAAGAACATTCAGGAACTGCAGGATTAGTTCATGGATTAGACATTGAATTCTTTGCATTTGATCCTGAAGAAATGACATTAGATGTTGATAAGACAAAAGCTAAAGTTGAAGATTTGAAATCACAAGGAAAATTACCAAAGATTGCAATGTTTGGTGGTTCGGTATTTTTATTTCCACACCCAGTAAAAGAATTAGCTGAATTTCTAAAGGGTCATGGTATGCACATTAACTACGATGCAGCACATGTTGCAGGATTAATTGCAGGTGGAAAATTCCAAGATCCACTTAGAGAAGGAACCGATACAATGACTATGAGTACTCACAAAACTTTGTTTGGTCCACAAGGAGGGTTAGTAATAGGATCTGAAGAACATGCAGAACCAATCAAAAAAGCAATGTTCCCAGGATTAACAAGTAGTCATCACATTCATCACATGGGTGCAAAGGCAGTTGCATTTGCCGAAGCTTTAGAGTTTGGTAAAGATTATGCAGAGCAGACAATTAAAAATGCAAAAGCATTAGCTTCCGAATTAAACAATGTAGGATTCAAAGTGTTAGGAGAGAAAAGAGGTTACACAGAATCACACCAGACAGTTGTTAACGTTTTAGATTATGGCGATGGTGGAACTATTGAAGCTGATTTAGAAAAAGCAAACATCATTGTTAATCGTCAATTAATTCCAGGAGATTTGAAAGCAGGTCGTCACTATATGCACCCAGGTGGAATTCGTTTGGGAACATCTGAGATTACTCGTTTAGGTATGAAAGAATCTGAAATGAAAGAGATTGCATCTTTGTTGAAACAAGTTGTTGTTGATAAGAAAGATGCAGGAGAAATTGCAGCACGTGTTAAAGAGTTCAAAACAGATTTCAAGAAAACACAATATTGTTTTGATAACAAACTTGGTGCCTACGAATACGTAAAATTACGTTAA